Proteins from one Microbacterium sp. Root553 genomic window:
- the purE gene encoding 5-(carboxyamino)imidazole ribonucleotide mutase, whose amino-acid sequence MGSDSDWRVMSDASQSLTDFGIPHEVEVVSAHRTPDKLMKYAREARSRGIRVIIAGAGGAAHLPGMLASMTALPVIGVPVPLAFLDGMDSLLSIVQMPAGIPVATVSIGGARNAGILAARILGTSDDDLADRVEAYALDLEAQVEEKNERLKGSL is encoded by the coding sequence ATGGGATCCGACTCCGACTGGCGAGTGATGAGCGACGCCTCACAGTCGCTGACGGACTTCGGGATCCCGCACGAGGTGGAGGTCGTCTCGGCGCACCGAACCCCCGACAAGCTGATGAAGTACGCGCGCGAGGCGCGCTCTCGCGGCATCCGCGTGATCATCGCCGGCGCCGGGGGCGCCGCGCACCTGCCGGGCATGCTCGCCTCGATGACGGCGCTGCCGGTCATCGGCGTGCCGGTCCCGCTCGCCTTCCTCGACGGCATGGACTCGCTCCTCTCCATCGTGCAGATGCCGGCAGGCATCCCGGTCGCCACGGTCTCGATCGGGGGAGCGCGCAACGCCGGCATCCTCGCCGCCCGCATCCTCGGCACGTCCGACGACGACCTCGCCGATCGCGTCGAGGCCTACGCCCTCGATCTCGAGGCTCAGGTCGAGGAGAAGAACGAGCGGCTGAAGGGCTCGCTGTGA
- a CDS encoding DUF4012 domain-containing protein: MSDGRLPVRRRWLRWTLGVILTILVLAIGWVTVRGIGAVNDLQQVATSSSTLKQAVGQGDLEKAASLSSRIAHHAGSAHDLTSDPVWHAFGILPWLGPNFAAVSDVAEIADDVASDALVPVLDAAGALNLASLGLSNGAVDLAPFAAIEPSLADASTTLSAAQDRALRIDADATLPPLADAVRGMRSTVTQAATVVGSLHGAAALLPSMLGADGPRNYVLAMQNNAELRSSGGIIGAIALLHAENGRVTLVQQASVPDFPKLDDPLPLSESTVALFEDRPGRYMQNLTSIPDFTEAGPAIAARWQNRFGQPIDGVVAVDAVMTESLLKATGPLTFGPFSVTHETVVNFLLSEIYAAVPDPAAQDEVFSQAAGALLSAALSTADPKDLVAALADSAEQHRIRIWSAHEGEQKMLAASSLGGALPVDDTETHVGVLVNDTTGGKMDYYTDASITTSVGVCDGEPTTQVRVTWTNDAPADAGTTLPPYVTANGFYGVPPGSVRTLITVYGPEGATASHIDRDGEQESVQTALLGTRTAVQHEVLLAPGESSTITLEYQGTGAGERLTVVDHTPMISDPEISREELQCAS, from the coding sequence GTGAGTGACGGACGCCTTCCTGTACGTCGTCGGTGGTTGCGGTGGACCCTCGGCGTGATCCTGACGATTCTCGTGCTCGCGATCGGGTGGGTGACGGTGCGCGGCATCGGTGCCGTGAACGACCTGCAGCAGGTGGCGACGTCGTCGTCGACGCTCAAGCAGGCGGTCGGCCAGGGTGATCTCGAGAAGGCCGCCTCTCTCTCGTCCCGCATCGCGCATCATGCCGGGTCCGCGCACGACCTCACCTCCGATCCCGTCTGGCACGCCTTCGGCATCCTCCCCTGGCTCGGGCCGAACTTCGCGGCCGTGAGCGACGTCGCCGAGATCGCCGACGACGTCGCCTCCGATGCGCTCGTGCCGGTGCTCGACGCCGCCGGCGCTCTGAACCTCGCCAGCCTCGGCCTGTCGAACGGCGCCGTCGACCTCGCCCCTTTCGCCGCCATCGAGCCGTCGCTCGCGGACGCGAGCACGACGCTGAGCGCGGCGCAGGACCGCGCTCTGCGGATCGATGCGGATGCGACACTCCCCCCGCTCGCCGATGCGGTGCGCGGGATGCGCTCGACCGTCACCCAGGCAGCGACCGTGGTCGGATCGCTGCACGGTGCGGCCGCGCTGCTGCCGAGCATGCTGGGTGCGGACGGCCCCCGCAACTACGTCCTGGCGATGCAGAACAACGCGGAGCTGCGCTCTTCCGGAGGCATCATCGGAGCCATCGCGCTGCTGCACGCGGAGAACGGACGGGTCACCCTCGTGCAGCAGGCATCGGTACCCGACTTCCCGAAGCTCGACGACCCCCTCCCGCTCAGCGAGTCGACCGTCGCGCTGTTCGAAGACCGCCCCGGCCGGTACATGCAGAACCTGACGAGCATTCCCGACTTCACCGAGGCGGGCCCCGCGATAGCGGCCCGCTGGCAGAACCGGTTCGGCCAGCCGATCGACGGCGTCGTCGCCGTGGACGCGGTCATGACCGAGAGCCTCCTGAAGGCGACGGGCCCGCTCACGTTCGGACCGTTCAGCGTCACGCACGAGACGGTGGTGAACTTCCTGCTCTCCGAGATCTACGCCGCGGTCCCCGATCCTGCGGCCCAGGACGAGGTCTTCTCGCAGGCGGCGGGAGCACTGCTGTCGGCGGCGCTGTCGACCGCCGATCCGAAGGACCTCGTGGCCGCGCTGGCCGATTCGGCCGAGCAGCACCGGATCCGCATCTGGAGCGCGCACGAAGGCGAGCAGAAGATGCTTGCCGCGTCGTCGCTCGGCGGCGCTCTCCCCGTCGACGACACGGAGACGCATGTGGGCGTGCTGGTGAACGACACCACCGGCGGCAAGATGGACTACTACACGGATGCCTCCATCACCACCTCGGTGGGGGTCTGCGACGGCGAACCGACCACCCAGGTGCGGGTCACCTGGACGAACGACGCGCCGGCGGATGCGGGCACCACCCTGCCGCCGTACGTCACGGCGAACGGGTTCTACGGAGTCCCGCCCGGATCCGTCCGGACTCTGATCACGGTGTACGGGCCCGAAGGCGCCACCGCGTCGCACATCGACCGCGACGGTGAGCAGGAGAGCGTCCAGACGGCCCTCCTCGGCACACGCACCGCCGTGCAGCACGAGGTACTGCTCGCCCCCGGCGAGTCGTCCACGATCACCCTCGAGTACCAGGGCACCGGCGCCGGCGAGCGACTCACCGTGGTCGATCACACGCCGATGATCAGCGACCCCGAGATCTCCCGAGAAGAACTGCAGTGCGCCTCGTGA
- a CDS encoding PH domain-containing protein encodes MTQPVTLGGRPTMPPPGVPSEELLIARFRGHARRLFWSALVLIAVFGATAYFYDNLPAPFEDWMLLSAAGGLVLLLVVVPYIVWYSRSVTVTTRRVIVRHGVGAQSRREMSHARGYTIGVRRGVLQRMWGTGTISLSNGVDAPLRLANVPNVTLVHETLADQIEVSQILAHRDAQSGSDTASF; translated from the coding sequence GTGACGCAGCCAGTGACCCTCGGCGGACGGCCGACGATGCCACCTCCCGGTGTGCCCTCTGAAGAGCTGCTGATCGCGCGGTTCCGTGGTCACGCCCGACGGCTGTTCTGGTCGGCCCTCGTGCTCATCGCGGTGTTCGGCGCCACCGCGTACTTCTACGACAATCTCCCTGCCCCGTTCGAGGACTGGATGCTCCTCAGCGCTGCCGGAGGCCTCGTGCTGCTTCTCGTGGTCGTGCCCTACATCGTCTGGTACTCGCGCTCGGTGACCGTCACGACGCGACGGGTCATCGTGCGCCACGGCGTCGGCGCGCAGAGCCGTCGAGAGATGTCCCACGCACGGGGCTACACGATCGGCGTGCGTCGAGGCGTCCTGCAGCGGATGTGGGGGACGGGGACGATCTCGCTCTCCAATGGCGTCGATGCGCCGCTGCGACTGGCCAACGTACCCAACGTCACCCTGGTTCACGAGACCCTCGCCGACCAGATCGAGGTCAGTCAGATCCTCGCGCACCGCGACGCGCAGTCCGGGTCCGACACCGCCTCGTTCTGA
- a CDS encoding biotin--[acetyl-CoA-carboxylase] ligase, translated as MDLTATRGVASRLEVLPAIGSTNAELSERAADAREWPHLSVLLTDTQTAGRGRLDRSWTAPPGSSLAVSVLLRRLPADPDVRAWIPLAAGLAMSEAIAEQLPEHRVAVKWPNDVLVEGRKICGILAQATSDAVIVGTGVNTAMTAAELPVPTATSFAALGVRADADRLLSVYLRQLDSRISDLAEAGDAVAGGLHAAVSARCATIGLDVRVTLPGERVLVGTAVAVDQAGRLVVLSAGEHVAVSAGDVVHVRPARV; from the coding sequence ATGGACCTCACCGCGACCAGGGGAGTGGCCTCCCGGCTCGAAGTCCTGCCCGCCATCGGCTCCACGAACGCGGAGCTCTCCGAGCGCGCGGCCGATGCCCGGGAGTGGCCGCATCTCTCGGTGCTCCTCACCGACACCCAGACGGCGGGGCGTGGACGGCTCGACCGCTCGTGGACGGCCCCTCCCGGATCCTCCCTCGCGGTGTCGGTGCTGCTTCGCCGGCTTCCGGCCGACCCCGATGTGCGCGCCTGGATCCCCCTCGCAGCGGGTCTCGCGATGTCGGAGGCGATCGCGGAGCAGCTGCCCGAGCACCGGGTGGCGGTCAAGTGGCCGAACGACGTCCTCGTGGAGGGGCGCAAGATCTGCGGCATCCTGGCGCAGGCGACATCCGATGCCGTGATCGTCGGCACCGGCGTCAACACCGCGATGACCGCCGCGGAGCTTCCGGTGCCGACGGCGACGTCGTTCGCCGCACTCGGTGTCCGCGCCGATGCGGACCGGCTGCTCTCGGTCTACCTGCGGCAGCTCGACTCGCGGATCTCCGACCTCGCGGAGGCCGGTGATGCCGTGGCCGGCGGGCTGCATGCCGCCGTCTCGGCGCGGTGCGCGACGATCGGGCTCGACGTGCGGGTGACTCTCCCCGGGGAGCGCGTGCTCGTGGGCACCGCCGTCGCCGTGGATCAGGCCGGTCGGCTCGTCGTGCTCTCCGCGGGCGAGCACGTCGCCGTCTCGGCCGGCGACGTGGTGCATGTCCGACCGGCCCGAGTCTGA
- a CDS encoding 5-(carboxyamino)imidazole ribonucleotide synthase has translation MALRVGVIGGGQLARMMIAPAVELGLDLRVLAEDEGMSAGLAATAVGDYHDLDVVRAFVQDVDVVTFDHEHVPQDILRALVADGVAVHPGPDALQFAQDKLLMRARLAELGVPQPEWAPVRDAVELQAFLDDHGGRAVVKTPRGGYDGKGVRVVRSGSDAVDWFDALADGDALLVEELVGFVRELAQQVARRPGGQIVAYPVVETVQRDGVCAEVLAPAPQASERLVQLAEEIGRSIAEGLGVTGMLAVELFETDDERILVNELAMRPHNSGHWSQDGAVTGQFEQHLRAVADLPLGDATPRAPWSVMINILGGPKDGTLGDRFAAAMAGYPTAKIHTYGKAPRPGRKVGHVNVSGADLDDAVYVARAAAAHFD, from the coding sequence ATGGCGTTGCGTGTGGGTGTGATCGGTGGAGGCCAGCTGGCCAGGATGATGATCGCTCCGGCGGTGGAGCTCGGACTCGACCTGCGGGTGCTGGCCGAAGACGAGGGGATGTCGGCCGGCCTCGCCGCGACCGCCGTCGGCGACTATCACGACCTCGATGTCGTCCGCGCGTTCGTGCAGGACGTCGACGTCGTCACCTTCGACCACGAGCACGTCCCGCAGGACATCCTCCGAGCGCTGGTCGCGGACGGTGTGGCCGTGCACCCCGGACCGGATGCCCTGCAGTTCGCCCAGGACAAGCTGCTCATGCGTGCGCGCCTCGCCGAGCTCGGTGTGCCGCAGCCCGAGTGGGCGCCGGTGCGAGACGCCGTGGAGCTGCAGGCGTTCCTCGACGACCACGGCGGCAGAGCGGTGGTGAAGACGCCACGCGGCGGGTACGACGGCAAGGGCGTGCGCGTGGTCCGCTCCGGCAGCGATGCCGTCGACTGGTTCGACGCGCTCGCCGACGGTGATGCGCTCCTCGTCGAAGAGCTCGTCGGCTTCGTGCGCGAGCTCGCCCAGCAGGTGGCGCGTCGTCCCGGCGGGCAGATCGTGGCCTACCCCGTCGTCGAGACCGTGCAGCGCGACGGGGTGTGCGCCGAGGTGCTCGCTCCCGCACCGCAGGCGTCGGAGCGGCTCGTCCAGCTGGCTGAGGAGATCGGGCGTTCGATCGCCGAGGGGCTCGGCGTCACCGGCATGCTGGCGGTCGAGCTCTTCGAGACGGACGACGAGCGCATCCTCGTCAACGAACTGGCGATGCGCCCGCACAACAGCGGGCACTGGAGCCAGGACGGCGCGGTGACCGGGCAGTTCGAACAGCATCTCCGGGCGGTGGCCGATCTCCCACTCGGCGACGCGACGCCGCGCGCCCCCTGGTCGGTGATGATCAACATCCTCGGCGGGCCGAAGGACGGCACGCTCGGCGACCGTTTCGCCGCGGCGATGGCCGGGTATCCGACAGCGAAGATCCACACGTACGGCAAGGCGCCCCGTCCCGGGCGCAAGGTCGGTCACGTGAATGTGTCGGGTGCGGATCTCGACGATGCGGTGTACGTCGCGAGGGCGGCTGCCGCGCATTTCGACTGA
- a CDS encoding ABC transporter ATP-binding protein, which produces MPRISDAPRILVEDVHKHFKLRHTHSMKETFVAAMRRKPLTSEFQALDGISFEIGEGEAVALLGFNGSGKSTMLKLISGVLRPDEGQVRTRGRVAGLIEVGAGFHPDLSGRENVYLNAAILGMSKKETKEQFDSIVEFSEIEKFIDTEVKHYSSGMFLRLAFSVAIHTHLDVLLIDEILSVGDEPFQKKCLARVRELHAQGKTLVVVSHDLNMVSHLCERGILLQDGKVRFDGPSADAVELMRS; this is translated from the coding sequence TTGCCCAGGATCTCTGATGCTCCCCGCATCCTCGTCGAGGATGTGCACAAGCACTTCAAGCTGCGCCACACGCACTCCATGAAGGAGACCTTCGTCGCCGCGATGCGCCGCAAGCCCCTCACCTCGGAGTTCCAGGCGCTCGACGGCATCTCCTTCGAGATCGGCGAGGGCGAGGCCGTCGCGCTGCTCGGCTTCAACGGCTCGGGCAAGTCGACGATGCTCAAGCTCATCTCCGGCGTGCTGCGCCCCGACGAGGGACAGGTGCGCACCCGGGGTCGGGTCGCGGGACTGATCGAGGTCGGCGCCGGATTCCACCCGGACCTGTCGGGTCGCGAGAACGTCTACCTGAACGCGGCCATCCTCGGCATGTCGAAGAAGGAGACGAAGGAGCAGTTCGACTCCATCGTCGAGTTCAGCGAGATCGAGAAGTTCATCGACACCGAGGTCAAGCACTACTCCTCCGGGATGTTCCTGCGCCTGGCGTTCTCGGTCGCGATCCACACGCATCTGGACGTGCTCCTGATCGACGAGATCCTCTCTGTCGGCGACGAGCCCTTCCAGAAGAAGTGCCTGGCTCGCGTGCGCGAGCTCCACGCCCAGGGCAAGACCCTGGTGGTGGTGAGCCACGATCTGAACATGGTCTCGCACCTGTGCGAGCGCGGCATCCTGCTGCAGGACGGCAAGGTGCGCTTCGACGGCCCCAGTGCGGATGCCGTCGAGCTCATGCGCTCCTGA
- a CDS encoding CDP-glycerol glycerophosphotransferase family protein yields MGAVSDAKKAYRLLKRALASRTAVQRVRRRLADREPHPSGRYQIAVYFADGAVNMYQMRQWYRPLAELAKRWPVVVLARSATGADRLLDEDGPPVAFVPTVRDLEQFVASQDIRIVLYVNQNTRNFQMFRYGRRWHVFINHGESDKMYMTTNQYKAYDYALVAGQAARDRLSRTLWDWDIERRTLEIGRPQADHYSGTLPYTPDDRTVVLYAPTWEGDRPSAHYGSIASHGEALVGALLASSAHRVVYRPHPRSGVVDDAYGAAHRRIVAAISAANAADPAAQHVYDNGPDLGWQLAAADVAIVDISAMVYDRLAVGKPLMITRPVDDRASIDTNGYLSDCEWLEADAASGIIAEVERVRADEGAIARLRMWVQHYFGDTTPGVATAKFHGAIEELMRRWDRWQAHEIGAVRPDEDDDDEEADEEEV; encoded by the coding sequence ATGGGTGCTGTGTCCGATGCGAAGAAGGCCTACCGTCTGCTGAAGAGGGCTCTCGCCTCGCGTACCGCGGTGCAACGGGTCCGCCGCAGGCTGGCCGATCGGGAACCGCATCCGTCAGGGCGTTACCAGATCGCGGTCTACTTCGCCGACGGTGCGGTGAACATGTACCAGATGCGGCAGTGGTACCGTCCGCTGGCGGAGCTCGCGAAGCGCTGGCCGGTCGTCGTGCTGGCGCGCTCGGCCACGGGCGCGGACAGGCTCCTCGACGAAGACGGCCCTCCGGTCGCCTTCGTCCCGACCGTGCGCGACCTGGAGCAGTTCGTCGCCTCGCAGGACATCCGCATCGTCCTGTACGTGAATCAGAACACGCGCAACTTCCAGATGTTCCGCTACGGTCGCCGCTGGCATGTGTTCATCAACCACGGCGAGTCCGACAAGATGTACATGACGACGAATCAGTACAAGGCCTACGACTACGCGCTGGTCGCGGGGCAGGCGGCGCGGGACCGCCTCTCACGCACGCTCTGGGACTGGGACATCGAGCGCCGCACCCTCGAGATCGGCCGCCCGCAGGCCGACCACTATTCGGGCACGCTCCCGTACACCCCCGATGACCGCACCGTCGTGCTGTACGCGCCGACGTGGGAGGGCGACCGGCCGAGCGCCCACTACGGTTCGATCGCCTCGCACGGCGAGGCACTGGTGGGTGCGCTCCTCGCGTCGTCCGCGCATCGCGTCGTCTACCGGCCGCATCCTCGCAGCGGCGTGGTCGACGACGCCTATGGCGCCGCGCACCGGCGGATCGTCGCGGCGATCTCCGCGGCGAACGCCGCCGATCCCGCAGCGCAGCACGTGTACGACAACGGTCCGGACCTGGGCTGGCAGCTGGCCGCCGCCGATGTCGCGATCGTCGACATCTCGGCCATGGTCTACGACCGCCTCGCCGTCGGCAAGCCTCTGATGATCACCCGCCCGGTCGACGACCGCGCGTCGATCGACACGAACGGCTACCTCTCGGACTGCGAATGGCTCGAGGCGGATGCCGCCTCCGGCATCATCGCGGAGGTCGAGCGCGTGCGCGCGGACGAGGGGGCCATCGCCCGGTTGCGGATGTGGGTGCAGCACTACTTCGGCGACACGACACCCGGAGTCGCCACCGCGAAGTTCCACGGTGCGATCGAGGAGCTCATGCGCCGGTGGGACCGCTGGCAGGCCCACGAGATCGGTGCCGTGCGTCCCGACGAGGATGACGACGACGAAGAGGCCGACGAGGAGGAGGTCTGA
- a CDS encoding glycosyltransferase, which translates to MGARLRVVLDQLTHVVDGNHAFASSDLAAALVATAPSGCEVEAIVPAGAEVSIRGIADVRRLSLARRELAGSWQLGIPAGAGDGLIHSATLMAPLVRHDRVHDHDQTTVTLWDLRAWDAPQLLPKSTVSWQRAMLKRAVKHADAVVVPSHAIAARLGEITKLGDRIRVISGAVPSSFVVPFDAAARRTALSLPASYVVVTGAADSLETGFRAALVTGRDAVVLDAPEGAEPALAEIAAAVGLPEARAHIRGVLSTEDRAAVFAAAAAMVATDAGAGWPWRAVEAMTLGVPVVAVESGVHHDVIADGGMIVDAADAPDAAVDAVGDGARRLSVLGADRSRSFSWLGAAERVWGLHADL; encoded by the coding sequence ATGGGTGCTCGGCTGCGTGTTGTTCTGGATCAGCTGACGCATGTCGTCGACGGGAATCACGCGTTCGCGTCATCGGATCTCGCCGCAGCACTGGTCGCGACCGCACCGTCCGGATGCGAGGTCGAGGCGATCGTGCCCGCCGGGGCCGAGGTGTCGATCCGCGGTATCGCGGATGTCCGCAGGCTCTCGCTCGCGCGCCGCGAGCTCGCCGGATCGTGGCAGCTGGGGATCCCGGCCGGCGCGGGTGACGGCCTCATCCACTCGGCGACTCTGATGGCGCCGCTCGTGCGGCACGACCGGGTGCACGATCATGACCAGACGACGGTCACTCTGTGGGATCTGCGCGCGTGGGACGCCCCGCAGCTGCTGCCCAAGTCGACGGTGTCCTGGCAGCGCGCGATGCTCAAGAGAGCCGTCAAGCACGCGGACGCCGTCGTGGTTCCCTCGCACGCGATCGCGGCCCGACTCGGGGAGATCACGAAGCTGGGTGACCGGATCCGCGTGATCTCCGGTGCGGTCCCGTCGTCGTTCGTCGTGCCGTTCGACGCCGCCGCGCGACGCACCGCTCTGTCGCTTCCCGCGTCCTACGTCGTCGTCACCGGCGCCGCCGACTCCCTCGAGACCGGATTCCGCGCGGCTCTCGTGACGGGCCGAGACGCCGTCGTCCTCGACGCCCCGGAGGGTGCAGAGCCGGCCCTCGCCGAGATCGCCGCGGCGGTCGGTCTGCCCGAGGCCCGCGCACACATCCGCGGAGTGCTGTCGACGGAGGACCGCGCCGCCGTCTTCGCCGCCGCCGCCGCGATGGTCGCCACGGATGCCGGAGCCGGGTGGCCCTGGCGTGCGGTCGAGGCGATGACCCTCGGCGTCCCCGTGGTCGCCGTCGAGAGCGGTGTGCACCACGACGTGATCGCGGACGGCGGCATGATCGTCGACGCCGCGGATGCTCCGGACGCCGCCGTCGACGCCGTCGGCGACGGCGCGAGAAGGCTCAGCGTCCTCGGTGCGGACCGCTCGAGGTCGTTCTCCTGGCTCGGTGCCGCCGAACGGGTGTGGGGCCTGCACGCCGATCTCTGA
- a CDS encoding LCP family protein, with amino-acid sequence MTKRAWWLVVLNLFVPGSAQVLAGDRRLGRFGLGATLLAWFLVIVGAGLALFARPVLLWLTVGGGWFSAVVLTLVQVLLIGYLVLWIVLTFDALRLVRLVKVPGPSKFAIPLVALLLLGLVGTGTGYAASYVGTARGTINTIFGESGPSLPPSEGYYNILLLGADSGDGRDSMRYDSISVVSVNATSGAVTITGIPRELPHAPFSEGSPMQALYPNGFEGHNSSSCGWNGWMNHVRNAAEVCRDDDGAGLYPDAASHGSDPGIEATKDAAEGVLGIEIPYYVFVDMHGFAALVDALGGVDINVTERLPKGGPPEGVDPHDVDAWASGWIEVGQQHMDGDTAQWYARSRYTTSDWDRMKRQRELQEAILAQFTPQTVLTRFNEVAAAGTALISTDLPQDKLPEFFDLMTKAREQPVTTVELTPDNGVDEHSPNYDYIHQLMQQTLHPPTETPTPTP; translated from the coding sequence ATGACCAAGCGCGCCTGGTGGCTGGTGGTGCTCAACCTCTTCGTGCCGGGTTCGGCGCAGGTGCTCGCCGGTGACCGACGACTCGGTCGCTTCGGGCTCGGAGCCACACTGCTCGCCTGGTTCCTCGTGATCGTCGGCGCCGGTCTCGCACTCTTCGCCCGCCCGGTGCTGCTGTGGCTGACCGTGGGCGGAGGGTGGTTCTCCGCCGTCGTCCTGACCCTCGTCCAGGTCCTGCTCATCGGCTACCTCGTGCTGTGGATCGTCCTCACCTTCGACGCGCTGCGCCTCGTGCGCCTCGTGAAAGTGCCGGGTCCCTCGAAGTTCGCGATCCCGCTCGTCGCCCTGCTGCTGCTCGGATTGGTGGGAACGGGAACCGGGTACGCGGCGTCGTACGTCGGAACCGCCCGCGGAACGATCAACACGATCTTCGGCGAGAGTGGTCCGAGCCTGCCGCCGAGCGAGGGCTACTACAACATCCTCCTGCTCGGAGCCGACAGTGGCGACGGTCGGGACTCGATGCGGTACGACAGCATCTCTGTGGTCTCCGTGAACGCGACCAGCGGCGCCGTGACCATCACGGGCATTCCGCGAGAGCTCCCGCACGCGCCGTTCAGCGAGGGCAGCCCGATGCAGGCGCTGTACCCGAACGGGTTCGAAGGGCATAATTCGAGCTCCTGCGGCTGGAACGGCTGGATGAACCACGTTCGCAACGCCGCCGAGGTCTGCCGCGACGACGACGGCGCAGGGCTCTATCCCGACGCCGCCTCGCACGGCTCCGACCCCGGGATCGAGGCGACGAAGGATGCCGCCGAAGGCGTCCTCGGCATCGAGATCCCCTACTACGTGTTCGTCGACATGCACGGCTTCGCGGCCCTCGTCGATGCGCTCGGCGGCGTGGACATCAACGTCACGGAACGGCTCCCGAAGGGTGGTCCGCCCGAGGGCGTCGACCCCCACGACGTCGACGCCTGGGCGTCGGGATGGATCGAGGTCGGTCAGCAGCACATGGACGGCGACACCGCCCAGTGGTACGCGCGCTCGCGGTACACCACGAGCGATTGGGACCGGATGAAGCGCCAGCGTGAGCTGCAGGAGGCGATCCTCGCGCAGTTCACTCCGCAGACCGTGCTGACGCGATTCAACGAGGTCGCTGCGGCGGGTACCGCGCTCATCAGCACGGATCTCCCTCAGGACAAGCTCCCCGAGTTCTTCGATCTCATGACGAAGGCCCGAGAGCAGCCGGTCACGACGGTCGAGCTCACCCCCGACAACGGGGTCGACGAGCACTCGCCGAACTACGACTACATCCACCAGCTGATGCAGCAGACCCTGCACCCGCCGACGGAGACCCCGACACCCACGCCCTGA